In the Oncorhynchus clarkii lewisi isolate Uvic-CL-2024 unplaced genomic scaffold, UVic_Ocla_1.0 unplaced_contig_10956_pilon_pilon, whole genome shotgun sequence genome, TAAAAATACATATTAAACTATTGAATGAAAACATTGCTtctctgacaatttttggggggcaattgttttaaatatatatacgCAATTGAGTTAATCTATTATTCTTCTCTGGCTCATTGTGATAGAATTTCTCGCTAAATGTCCCTGGCAACCACTAGAAAATTTACGAAAGGGGCGGGGGACAAAAATAGTTCTCTACATGCATGACAGATTTGAGGTGCATGACTCAAATAAAACAGCTGTTCGTTCCGTGAGTCTAACAAGTCATGTACATGTATTGCAGAAGAGATGATCTCGTAATGCAATAGTCGCATTCCAAAGAgataagaccccccccccccctcacatttTGTGGAAAATACATTCTGCGTCGGCGTAATGTTACTACTGACTCACAACGTGTAGGCTACGCTATTGATGCCTTTCCACTGTAACGTTTAGCGTGCACATTAGATATATTTACggcacaaaatatatatattatttgtgaCACACAAACTACAGGTAAACCATAAACTATTACAGTTAAATTCTTACCCCGTCCAATATGAAGACAGAACGCTAATAAACTAGAACACACAAAAATTATTCGCAGGCTATATGTTCCCCATTGGAGGCATATTAATCCGCATGAAGGAGGCAGACGTTTACCTCTTTCAGCAAATTACATTGGTCAAAACAAAGTTTGCGTCATTTCCGCTTTAAAAATCTGCACTGTgattggcttccatcaatgtaaagAAGAGAGGCGGAGCAAAGCATTTCAGGAAGTAGGGTTGCCCTAAAACTGCGTTGTTTTAATAAATTTCATTAAAAACGTAGTTAATTCAAGTCAATTAATTTCTAACACGGTAATTAATACTCAAATACATGAAATAGTATTAATTTCAACCAAATTTGTGTCAATACTAATATCCATACACCCACTAAAGGCAAATTCATTGAAGCTGCAAGCAGCCATTTTGTTATATCATGATGCTATTTATTAGCCCTTATTCATGACTCAAATTCCATTGCATTACATTGAGCCATTTGACTTCCTCTTTCGCCTTGTGAGAAAAATGCCCAGACGCTCGGTCCCTGACAAAATGCTGTCTAAATGCAAATACACCTCACACGCGATACAATTTTGGAAACATTTAGAATTGTACTTTCATATAAGCAAGAAATAATTGTTCAAATACAAAAGCTACATTTACTGTGGAGTTTAGGAAAGAACATTGCCTCAAACCGAGACTACACTTCCTACCCTCCAATTTCCAATGGCGCGGAACTGTGGAGGAAGTGTTGTACTTTGGCTGGGTGCTGTGTTTTTGTCAATTCTGCAGGGTGCAACAATGATGTAACTTTGCTAAAAATGCatacagtaagtgtatattttgtatttgaaagATTCTCCCACCCTGAcgtgaaaagaaaaaaaaactgtaggCCTATCAGAAGTGAAGATTATTAACGTTTCTAAACTTTAAAACAGTGACAGGATTGTAGTTCCTTGATCCAGCTGGGTTCCATGCTTTCAATTGAGAACTAAAGGGCTGGGTTCTGGAGAACTAACTATTGATGTGCTGATTAATGTTACATACTCACATTGACATTTTATGTTCTCACATTACAATTTTACAGAGTGaactgtgtgtgcgcgcgtgtgtgtcaaataaaataaacaaatatttgttacatgcgccaaatacaagtgTGAAATGCTCatttaccaacaatgcagttcaaaaaattgagttaaggaaatatttactaaataatataaaagtaacacaagaaaatgccatagcaatgtaatgtgtgtgtgtgtgtgtgtgtgtgagagaaagagagaaggggtcaTCATCCATGATAATTTATTCACTTTGGGATTCATGTACATGTAGTCCACTCCACAAAACAATGTTACAAAAATACTGCttataggctataggcctaggcTGTCAACAAGGCacatggtggctactttgaagaatctcaaatataaaatatattttgatttggttaactttttttggttactacatgattccatatgtgtcatttcatagttttgatgtcttcactattattctacaatgtagaaaatagtaaaaaataagaataaaccctggaatgactaggtgtgtccaaacttttgactggtactgtatttggaaatgtgtacatatatattttattttcttctctTAGGTTATAGGTTTAGGCTATTGTAACGCTGAATTGACCAGTAATATTACTGTGAGGTAGCAAACATAACCCATCCGTGCAGCACATATGGCATGCTATCTCCCTCTGGTCCCTATACATTTGATAAAGGACATGTGTTATGCAGCAATAGGTCTTACCTCAAATAGCCTAACCAAACAACTATCACAGCAGCCTATAAACATACAGATATTAGCCCGACATTGTGATGTCAAAGTTTATCATTGTAGGCAGCAGATTAGCCTAAATGGCATGACATGGATATAGTCTTTATGCCAGATCATGTTCTAGGAATTGTATTCTAGTCAAATGCATTGTTATACCATTCTGCCTATTCATTTGCATTGGTATGTTTACATCTGTTTGCAGCGTTTTCATTCGCTGGACTGGGCTCACTCAGTTCACACCTAGAGATgtaacataacactttgtatttcgACACCACTGCTGCTCTCGTATTGCCCATGATACATTAGAGAATACGATTGTAATCTCTTCGTAATCTGAAGACAGACGCGAAATCCCTCTATTTAAATTGCTTTAAACCTATTAATAGCCTCGCTCTCAGATGAGAGCATCATAGCCGGCAAAACATCGAAATATTCCTAGATTAGAACGAGGTGACTCCCAAGGCGAACGGTATTCGGTCCGTCCACCTATGGTCTGGCAGGTTTTTGACCAAGGCTACGGATAAAATGTGGGATGAAGTTGCTCGGTCTGCGCCGGTTAAGTATGGCGCTGTCATAGCGGTCACAGTGATCTGTAAGTCATGGCCTTTGTTTTTCATTGTACTATTTGAAACGTGTTTGTTACAATGAAATAACcaagtaaaaaaatatagaatAGACTTTGAATTAAATGTGAAGGCGGGGCAAGGAAATCACTCAGAATATGAAATCGATTTAACGGTTTTAAGAAAAGGCTCTAAAGATATTTTTCATTCTCTATTATCATTCAACTTGGTTTGTCTTTTTGTCTcttttattattgttttattagaGAGAGCGCTAACTTTGTTGTTATTTTGAATATTAAACAGACAATAACAAAATTGGTTGTGTTAATTGTAATTTGTGAAGAACACTTACTAAATTTGTCAGCATATGTTTATGCTCTCTTTGCAGACATCTGTTATTAATAAGATGTTATCTTGATGTTATTCAATGTTTTTTAACAGTTCTTTATCACAAACATATCCCAGCTCTTAATATCAAGTGCACAGTTAACTCCTATTCATACATTCCAGGAGCATGTTAAAATGCTCAGAGTTTCTGTCTGTCTACCCAGAAAAATTTGTCCTCCAAAAACACATCATCAGCTCAGACATCAGAGCTTCCCTGTCAGAGTTCTAGTCCATATTCCTGGTCACCATAATATGTTGCTCTCAAATGAAcccactacactcttagaaaaaaaggttccaaaagggttcttcggctgtcctcataggataactatttttggttccatgtagaaagaacccttttaggttttagttagaacacttttgggttccatgtagaaccctctgtggaaagggttctaaatggaacccaaagtgttctacctggaagaagaactgaataacccttttaggttttagatagcaccttttttctaagtgtaCAGCTTTCAAGCAATAATGTGGGAGGGTATCAATTCTCTCCATGTTGTTTGTTGCACCGACAGGCGTTGTTCTGTTGAGAAAATGGATTGCTGGGGGTGTGTGTCAATCTTCAGTCCAATTACGTGGCAAGACGGTGTTGGTCACCGGTGCCAACACTGGCATTGGCAAGGAAACGTGCCATGACATGGCACGTAGAGGTATGGCATAATCACATTATGTAGCTATGTACAAAATGTCACTGTAAAGACAGTTTGACCTACTTTAAGGCAGGGTGTTAAATTACTGCCTTCGACCATCCCATCCCAGGAAATGGTTGCAATATTGGGAGCAGGGTACCCTCCTCTTTGGACAGGATGTGCTCTGTGGGGGGAtggcgtgtgttgtgtgtttgtgccttCTCTAACTGACTTTGGGGAGCTGCAGGGGCGCGGGTGGTGATGGCATGCCGGGACCTGACACGGGCTGCGAGGGCGGCGGATGAGATTCGTCAGGCCACGGGGAACAGCAACATCGTTGTGCGGCACCTGGACCTGGCCTCTATGTACTCTGTCAGAGAGTTGGCCAAAGAGTTCATTGCCAGTGAGGATCGCCTAGATATACTCATCAACAACGCTGGTGAGCATCAGCAACCACTGGAACAGCCATGTCTGGATGGGAAGCTGGCTCTATGGCTTCAGCAACCACTGGAACTGCCATGtctgggcccagattcacaaaacgtCTCAGAGGGAAATGTGCTGATCTAGGATATTTTTTTCTTCCTTTTAGATCATAacgaataagattacatggaccggggggacctgatcctagattaacactcttactctgagacgctttgttaATACGGGCCGAGAATGGGAAGCTGGCTCTATGGTATTATGACTGATAAGGATGGTTGATTCCAGTTATATAGCGCTTCATCATGATGGTTGTCTCCATCAGGTGTGATGATGTGCCCTAAGTGGCTAACAGAGGACGGCTTCGAGACACAACTGGCTGTCAATCACCTCGGACACTTTCTACTGACCAATCTCCTTCTGGGGAAGCTCAAGAGCTCCGCCCCTAGTCGTGTGGTCAATGTGTCTAGCATTGCACACAAAGGGGGTAAACCGGCCTATTGGACTTTTATCTGCCTTTCCATAATATAGGTGCCATGCAATGTAAAAAACAAAGTCTATTTCCCTACATCTAGGTAAGATCCAGTTTGATGATCTTTTCTTTGCCAAGAGGCCGTACAACTCCCTGGTCAGTTACAGGCAGAGCAAGCTGGCCAACGTGCTATTCTCCAGAGAGCTGGCCAGAAGGTTGAAAGGTAAACAGAAATACCCTCGGTTGTCTTTGGCCTTGTGCACATTTATTACAACCATTACAACAACAATATTGTCACCAATAAGAGTTTTAATTGACTGTCAGATAGGACTTTTCCCAGACACGGTGTAGAGGTGTGAAACACTGGGATCTGATCCCCTGGTAGGTACGGGGGTGACGTCCTACAGCCTGCATCCCGGGGTGATCAGGACAGAGCTGACTCGTCACGTGGAGACCTGGTTCCCCATGCTGAGGGCCATCCTGTCAGCCCCCTCCGTGCTCCTCATGAAGACCCCCACCCAGGGTGCCCAGACCTCCATCTACTGTGCTGTCACCCCAGGACTGGAGCACAAGTCTGGCAGCTACTTCAGGTAAGCTCTGTGGTGAAAGTAGTGCTGGATAGGACATGAACATCAAGTCACTGTACTTAATTGTTTTCAATTGTTGTCAAGGTTGTTTAGCTCCGGTTTGTaaagtgttattgtgtgtgtgtgtgtgtgtgtgtgtgtgtgtgtgtgtgtgtgtgtgtgtgtgtgtgtgtgtgtgtgtgtgtgtgtgtgcgtctcagtGACTGTGCCATGACGGAGACCGCCCCAGGGGGGAGGGATGATGCGGTGGCCAAGAGGCTTTGGAAGGAGAGTGCCCGTCTGGTGGGTTACATAGAAAAAGACTGAACAACACCCTCCACCTTcaaactatagagaaagactgaACAACCCCCTCCATCTGAAAACTATAGTgaaagactgtacaaccccctccatctgaaaactatagagaaagactgtacaaccccctccacctgaaaactatagagaaagactgtacaaccccctccatctgaaaactatagagaaagactgtacaaccccctccacctgaaaactatagagaaagactgtacaaccccctccacctgaaaactatagagaaagactgtacaaccccctccatctgaaaactatagagaaagactgaacaaccccctccaccttcaaactatagagaaagactgtacaaccccctccatctgaaaactatagagaaagactgtacaaccccctccacctgaaaactatagagaaagactgtacaaccccctccatctgaaaactatagagaaagactgaacaaccccctccaccttcaaactatagagaaagactgtacaaccccctccatc is a window encoding:
- the LOC139404846 gene encoding retinol dehydrogenase 12-like, producing the protein MWDEVARSAPVKYGAVIAVTVICVVLLRKWIAGGVCQSSVQLRGKTVLVTGANTGIGKETCHDMARRGARVVMACRDLTRAARAADEIRQATGNSNIVVRHLDLASMYSVRELAKEFIASEDRLDILINNAGVMMCPKWLTEDGFETQLAVNHLGHFLLTNLLLGKLKSSAPSRVVNVSSIAHKGGKIQFDDLFFAKRPYNSLVSYRQSKLANVLFSRELARRLKGTGVTSYSLHPGVIRTELTRHVETWFPMLRAILSAPSVLLMKTPTQGAQTSIYCAVTPGLEHKSGSYFSDCAMTETAPGGRDDAVAKRLWKESARLVGYIEKD